CAGCACAAGCCGTGCGGATGAAGCTGCTGCGCCAACCACAACGTGCAGGCTTCGGCATCTAGGAGATCGTTAAGGGGAAAGTCAATCATTCCCTAAGCTTACCCCTGGCGATGCAAACTGACTACACATGAGCCAAACTTTCTTGCCGCCGTCTTCGACGACCGCCCAATTGCCGACGACGGAAAGGAACCTTGCCGACTCGCCGCCGGCTTTGTCTTTGCTGATGTCCACGCGCGTGCTTTTCGCCTTGGCGGCGGGTTTGGCGTTTTGCGCGCGCAGGGCGGCGACGCTCAGCGCCAGGACTGCCAGCAGCGCGATTCCGAATGCGATGCGATTTTTCATGGGTTAGCTCCTACGAAAGATAGTCAACCACCAGACGGCAAGCACCGCCAGCGGCCAGAGAAAATAAAACAGCCAGTTGGCATAACGTGGTTGCGCCGCCAGCGGGTAGCCCGGAAAGACCGGCTCATTCACAGCGGGCGGCGGCGCGATTTCAACAAGTTGGAAAAGTTGTTCGAGCACGATGGGTTCGGTGGTCGAACGGTTCATCACCTTGCGCCCTTGATACTCATACCAGATTTCGCCGTAATGCTGGCCCGACTCTTCAAACAAGCCGGTGCGGCTTTGCGCGGCATACACGGCGGTGAGTTGCGGCAACAGTCGGCGCAGCTTGTTCAGGATGCTGCGCTCATAATCCATCAGGCGCGGGTCTTCGGCAGCCAGGTTGATCGTGATGCGCAAGGGCGCGCGGATTTGGCGTAAGGCCGTTTCTTCGCCGCGCGTGAAGGAATTGCGCCGGTTCTCGCTGACATCCCAACTCGCCCGCGAGGTCGTGACCAGCGCCAAGGCAACAGTGCTAAGCACCGCCAACCCCAGCGTCAGGCCGCAACGGTTGCGCCACGGTTGCCCGCTATGCCACCAGATGACGGTGAGCGCCAGACCCGCCAGCGTGCACGCCAACAGCACGCCGACCGTGCTGACGCGCAACAAACCCTGTTCAAAGAACCGCAGCGCCGCCGCCGGTGTATAGGCAGCCGCTGCCGCCAGCCAACCACCGCGCCCGAGTGCGATGAAATCGAGCGCCCAGGTGCCTAGCGTAAAACTCAACGTGACAATCGCCGCGCTCGCGGCGCTTTCCGTCAGCGCCGCCGCCGCCATTGCCACCGCCGCGCTTAGCAGCATTCGTAGCCAATGTCCGGCAAAGAGATTGAGCGTTTCCGCCCCAGCCAGATGCCCACCGTAAGACTTCCACAAAATCAGCGCCAGCAGCCCCGGCAGCCAAGCCAGCAGCCAACCGGTGAGCAAGGCCAGCACCTTCGCCGTCAATTGCAGCGGCAATGAAGCAGGGAATTGCAGCGCCAGCTTGAGCGCGCCGCTTTCTTTTTCCGCTGCGATCAACCTTATCGCCACGAAGGGCAGCAGCAAGGTCACGGCCAATTCATAGGCCGCCCAGGTCGGCGCCAGCATTCCATCCAGCGGCGTCAAACCTTGCGGCAGCGCCGCCGGCGCGCCGTTCGCGCCGCTGGCTTCGGCATACAGATGCACGACGGAAATAAAGCCCTGCCCGACGAGCGGCCCAATGACCAGCAGCAAGAGCCAGTACGCGCGCGAGGCCAGCAACTCGCGCCACTCTTTGCCGGCCAGGATGAGCAGCTTAGGTGAGCGCAAGAAAGATGTCCTCCAGATTGCCTTCCGCGAGTTTGGCTTGTGCGCGCAACTCGTCCAGCGTGCCGATGCCAGCGCAGCGTCCTTCGCTCAACAAAACCAAGCGGTCACAGACGCGCGCTGCGTCAATCAGTTGATGCACCGAGAGCAACAGCGTCCGCCCACGTTCGACGTGGCTGCGCAGCAAGGTCATGACCTCGCGCGTTTGCCGCAAATCCAATCCGTCAAAAGGCTCATCCAACATCAGCAGCGGTTGCGGCGTCAACAGCCCCAACGCCAGCAACGCGCGTTTGCGCTCGCCTTTGGAAAGCGTGCCGAGGCGCGCTTGCTTGAGCGA
This sequence is a window from Acidobacteriota bacterium. Protein-coding genes within it:
- a CDS encoding ABC transporter permease subunit, with protein sequence MRSPKLLILAGKEWRELLASRAYWLLLLVIGPLVGQGFISVVHLYAEASGANGAPAALPQGLTPLDGMLAPTWAAYELAVTLLLPFVAIRLIAAEKESGALKLALQFPASLPLQLTAKVLALLTGWLLAWLPGLLALILWKSYGGHLAGAETLNLFAGHWLRMLLSAAVAMAAAALTESAASAAIVTLSFTLGTWALDFIALGRGGWLAAAAAYTPAAALRFFEQGLLRVSTVGVLLACTLAGLALTVIWWHSGQPWRNRCGLTLGLAVLSTVALALVTTSRASWDVSENRRNSFTRGEETALRQIRAPLRITINLAAEDPRLMDYERSILNKLRRLLPQLTAVYAAQSRTGLFEESGQHYGEIWYEYQGRKVMNRSTTEPIVLEQLFQLVEIAPPPAVNEPVFPGYPLAAQPRYANWLFYFLWPLAVLAVWWLTIFRRS